The sequence TAATTCAAAATCACCTTCTTTTATTTGACTTATGAATCTGGGAATATCGATCTCTACAGGACACTTGCGAACACATGGAGGGTCTCGACATTGAAGGCACCGCTTGGCCTCTGCCAGTGCTTGGGAGGGGTCGAAACCTAGCGAGACCTCATCAAAGTCTCTTATTCTTTCTGTTGGAGATCTTTTTCGAACCTGTTGTCTTTGGAGAGCATGCTTGGGAAACGCTTTAGAGGATGTTGCCTCATTCATGCGGGTCTACCCTAGACACATACCTTGTCGGCAATCTGTTCCTTGTCTTTGTACATGTTGAGTCTAAGAATCAACAGGTCAAAATCAACCTTATGAGCATCGAACTCAGGGCCGTCAATGCACGTAAATTTTGTTTCACCTCCAACATAGACTCGACATCCACCACACATTCCTGTAGCGTCGATCATTATTGGATTGAGACTCGCTATGGTAGGCAAATTAAATTTCCTAGTAATCTCAGATACGGCCTTCATCATAATTACGGGTCCGATGGTTATCACCCTGTTTATGGTCATTCCTTCACTCAAGATATCTCTCAACTGGTCGGTTACAAGACCCCATCGACCCATCGACCCGTCATCAGTCGTTAAAAAAAGTTCGTCGACAACCTCCTTTATTTCCTCCGCCATTACCAGCAGATCCTTGCTTCTAGCCCCAATTATTGCTATGACTCTATTGCCTATAGACTTTAGAGCTCTGGCAATAGGATATGCCTCTGCGACTCCAACGCCTCCAGCAACTATAGCTACTGTTCCATAAAATTTGATTTCTGAAGGTTGCCCCATCGGTCCAACTATATCTATTATCTCATCTCCCACACTCATACTGCCTAGATGTTTAGTTGTTTTTCCAACTTCCTGAAACACTATTTTGATGGTCCCCCTTTCAGAATTCCAGTCTGCTATCGTCAATGGAATTCTCTCTCCTTTCTCTGAGATTCGCAAGACTACAAATTGTCCGGGTCTACTCTTCCTTGCGATAAGGGGGGAATCGATCACTAAAGACTTTATCCCCGGCCCCAGCACCATCTTTTCAAGTATTTTTGCCATATCCTTAGACCAGCTGAGTCATAGTTAAATTTGAAACTTAAACTGCTATCACTGCTTCACCTGCAGACTAAACGAATCCATATAAAACTTTAGTTGAGACAAGAATAAGTGTTGACTCGTTTTGCCATGCCTAACATATATATCTAATCAGATTTGATGCTGCCGAATGTTTATTTCTTTGCATATAACTCGAATTATCTGGAGAGATTATGGAAAGAGATGTAAGCGTCGACGACGCTAGAATAAAGATAGAATCCTCATTCATCAGTATAAGAGTCCTCCGCGATGTTCCTGAACTCTTCTTCAGCGGGAATGCCTTAGGTCCATTAAAAGAGGGACAGGAAATTGAGGTGCCACGTTGGATGGCAAGTGAATTTATAAGATACCGAATGGCTAAGATCCTGAATGACAAACCTCTAGACGTAGCTGAACTCACAAAGATACATTGGAGGGAGAGCATTCCAGGATCGAGAGAGTTACCACCACTGGATTATGATTTCTATCATAAATTGAGATCCCTCATCAAAGATTTGGCTGTGCGTGAAGAATATGACCACCCAAATAAACCAACTATTTATAGGATTCTAACTCAGGCGAAGGATATAATAACATGCCGAATTCGTAAGATACTTAATTTAGCGGCGGCACCCTTACCGTCTGGGGTCCTACTTGAAAGGATTGCTTTAGAGGAGAGAATCCTCTATAATAGGATTAGCTGTGTAATAGATGAGTGGAGGAAGGCGATTTTACCTATGGAGGGTGAGGGGTGAGCAGCCTAAGCCCTGAGCAAAGATTCCAGAACTTTCTGAAATTATTCAAAACTGATTCTAAGGAGAAGTATCGGCAGCGCTTATCTCAGATGGCTGCTTCAAATTCAAGATCATTGATAGTAGACTTTGAAGATCTCTATTCATTCGATCCTGAATATGCGAAGGATCTAGTTTCAAACCCTGAAGAGTATTTGGATTATTGTAACCGAGCCACCTGGGCCCAGATGAAGATAGAAGATCCGGAATATGCCGAAAACGTAAAGAACTTCACAGTTAGGTTCCGAGGGTTACCTGAGAGGAAGACTCTCAGAGAGATTGGTTCACACCATCTTGGGAAACTTTTGACGGTTGATGGCATAGTGATTAGGGCCGCTCAGATGAAACCCTACTTGGTGAAGGCTTCTTTCCAGTGTAGAAGATGCGGAGCCACCGTTATGGTTGAACAGAAGGGCATATTTATGAAGGGGCCGGCGTCATGCCCCAGACCTGGATGCCGAAGTAAAATAATGGAGTTCAGGGAGAAAGAATCTGTTTACATAAACTCTCAGGAGCTCAGAGTGCAGGAGAGGCCTGAGGATCTACCGCCTGGACAGTTGCCGAGATCAATTGATGTCAGAGTCTTAGAAGATTTAACAGATGTAGCAAGGCCTGGGGATCGGGTCAGTATAACAGGCATAATTAGGGCTGAGCAGGAGTTTGTTGGTAGGAGGAGTAGGCTTCGAACCTTCAACCTGTATATAGATGCAAACCATATAGAAGTTTCAGGGAAAGAAGTTGAGTCTATAGATATAACGCCTGAGGATGTGCAGAGGATCATTGAGGTCTCAAAGGATCCTTGGATACATCGGAAATTGATCATGTCGCTGGCGCCGTCGATCTATGGTTACGACGATATGAAGGAGGCTATTCTCTACCTTTTGTTTGGCGGTGTTCCTAAACGGCTCCCTGACGGCGTCAATATACGAGGAGACATAAACATCCTGCTTGTAGGGGATCCTGGAACAGCGAAGAGTCAACTCCTCCAATATGTAGCAAGGGTAGCGCCTAGAGGTCTATATACGAGTGGTAGAGGGACGACAGCAGCTGGTCTTACTGCTGCAGTTTTAAGAGAGAAGACTGGTGGAATGGTGCTTGAAGCAGGAGCTTTAGTTCTCGCCGATAGGGGAGTCTGCTCAATAGATGAGATTGACAAGATGAGGCCTGACGATCGAGTGGCCATTCATGAAGCAATGGAGCAGCAAACAATAAGTATAGCCAAGGGAGGGATTGTTGCGACTCTGAACGCTAGAAACTCAATTCTTGCAGCTGCAAACCCAGCCTTAGGCCGCTATGACCCTTACCGAAATATAAGTGAAAATATAAACCTTCCAGTAACCATTCTCTCGAGGTTCGACCTTATATTTGTGATGAGAGATATTCCAGAGAGTGAGATAGACAATAAGATGTCAACACACATCCTCACCTTACATAGGTTGAGGACGACAGCCGAAGAGGTGCCACTACCCCCAGACCTCCTGAGAAAATATATCAGTTATGCAAAGAGAATCGATGTTACCCTTACTGAAGAAGCATCGAATGAGTTGAAGGATTTTTATCTGAAGATGAGGGCAAGCTCAGGTTTAACATCAGAGTCACCTATAGCCATCACCCCAAGGCAACTTGAAGCCTTGGTAAGACTCTCAGAGGCGAGAGCTAGAGCATTTCTAAGAGATAAAGTTACAGTTGAGGACGCAAGGGCAGTTATAAGATTGATGACAGTATCACTTCAAGATGTTGGGATAGATACAAGCACGGGAAAGATGGACATAGACGTAATTATGACAGGTAAGCCAAGAAGCCTAGTTGATAGGATGAAGGATGTTCTGGATCTCATAGCTGAACTTGAGAAGGAGAAAGGCTTCGTTGAAGAGTCTGCCCTGTATAAAGCATTAGGAGAAAGGAAAGGTATGAGTGAAGAGCAGGCTAGAACGATTGTGAACAGACTATTGAGGGAGGGGGTTGTGTATTCTCCAGAAGATGGTAAGATCAAAAGGACAGCAGGTGGCGCTCCCTAAAACTTAAGGTCACCTGCAGTATTTGAGTCGCTCCAGCCATTGGGCTAGGTCAAATACCTTGAAGGTCAGTGAAATAGAAATCCCCGAGCAACTCAAGGCAATACTAGAAAGAGCTGGATACGAAAACCTCTATCCACCTCAGATCGAAGCCATCAGGGCAGGTGCACTTAAAGGTAAGAATATTCTACTTGCGAGTCCAACTGCAAGCGGCAAGACCTTGGTAGCTGAACTATGTATAATCCATAATATTTTGAAAGACCGTGGAAAATCACTTTACTTGACTCCTCTGCGTGCCCTAGCTAACGAGAAGTATGAGGAATTTCAGAAATATAACAGTCTGAAGAAGAGTAACGGCGAAAATATTACAGTTGCGATCTCAACTGGAGATTTTGACAGTGCAGACGAGTGGCTTGGAAGATACGACATCATAGTGTCTACAAACGAGAAGGTAGACAGTCTACTTAGACATAAGGCGACTTGGATGAATGAAATCAGAACAATAGTTGCAGATGAAATACATCTTCTAACTGATCAAGATAGGGGGCCGACACTCGAGATAACTCTGACTAAGCTTATGAAGCTCAACCCAGAAGCTCAGCTCCTGGCGTTGAGCGCAACCGTCAGCAACGCTGATGACATCGCCAGATGGATAGATGGGGTCGCTATAACTACTGACTGGAGGCCGGTTCCACTGAGAGAAGGTGTATACTATGGTGGGGAGATCCTGTTCAAAGACGGCTCCGCAAAGAAGATTTCACTCAACACGGGCAGAGAGTCGCTAGATATAGCTTTAGAGGTTGTTCATGAAGGTGGCCAAGTGTTAGTATTTACTGAGACTCGGAGGGCATCTGTTGAATATGGAAGGAACGCGGCAAACGCTCTATCGAAAGAGCTATCAGATAGCCAAAGGAGTAGGCTCAACACTATAGCAAAGAAGATAATGACCTCAGGAGAGAAGACCAGACTTAGCGAGCTACTGGCACAGCAGGTAAGATGGGGAGCTGCCTTCCACCATGCAGGACTGACAGGGACTCATAGAAAGCTTGTTGAGGACTCATTCAAGTCAGGCATGATAAAGATTTTAGCTGCAACCCCAACACTTGCTTCAGGGGTGAATACACCAGCTCGAGCAGTGTTAATAACTAGCTACCGAAGATACGACCCAGGATGCGGTCGTAACCCAATCTCAGTGCTCGAATATAAGCAGCTCTCAGGCAGAGCGGGGAGACCAAAATATGACATGTTCGGAGAGGCTATCCTCATTGCCAAGACATATGAAGAACGGGAGCATCTTATAGAAAGATATGTATGTGGAGAACCCGAGAAGGTCTGGTCGAAGCTTTCTATTGAGAATGTTCTTAGACCACACGTGCTATCAACCATAGCGAGCGGCTTCGCCTATACTGAGGGGGGTCTCTACGAATTTTTCTCAAAAACTTTTCATGCTCAGCAATATGATCTAAAAAGTCTCAAATTGAAAGTGGGTAGGATCCTAAAGTTTCTCTTTGAAGAAGGCATGGTTGAACCTATAAAGGACGTGTTGTCGCCTACAAAATTCGGCAGGAGGATCTCTGAACTATATATAGATCCTCTCTCAGCTGTAATAATTCGTGACGGCCTACATCGCAGACCTAGCAAACTGACTGATTTAAGTTTACTCCAACTAGTCTCTTGCACTCCAGATATTTCACCCAAACTCTATCCCAGAGGTAGGGAAGCCAGCAGATTGAGCGCATATGCAGAGGAGCATTATGATGAACTTATCTTCAAACCAACTAATTCCTCACATGATATGTTAATTTACGATCGAGATTATGATGATTTTCTATCGGAGCTGAAGTGTGTAGCCGTTCTTCAAGACTGGATAGAGGAAATGAGTGAGGACCATATCCTTGAGAGATATAGGGTTGAGCCTGGAGATCTCCTAAGGTTGACGCAGACTGCTGAATGGCTCCTATACGCAACATATGAATTAGCAAGACTGTTTGAACATAATGATTTACTCAGAAAATTGACGGTTTTAAGAGCAAGAGTTAGGAGTGGTGTCAAGGAAGAATTGGTTCCACTCGTTCAGATAGAGGGTGTTGGACGGGTTCGTGCCAGAATATTATATAATAATGGTTTCCGTACAATGGCAGACATAAGAAGGGCTAGCTTAAGTTCACTGACTGCCCTACCAACAATCGGAACCGCTATTGCCAAGAAGATAAAGGTGCATTTAGGCTGAAACTAGAATAACTATGGATGTTTTGAAGAATATCTGGAACTTTTGAAATGAGGCTGAGCTGAGTCGTAACGGCTCATGTACGGATCGTTATCTGGAATAGGGGTGAAAGCCCTATTCACATACGGCCTCCAACCTTAATATAACGATATTAGTGGTCTCCCCTCAATTTATTGAAAACTGAACTGACATAAATAGAGCTAGGAACTTATATATCAATAGAGTAAACGAGGTGTAACTAAAGATTGAATAAGATGAGATAACAAGTTTATAATCGTGGTTAGGATGAGCCTATCATATCATTGCCCACATTGTTTCAAGCCTGTCAAGCTAGGAGATAACTATTGTAACTTCTGCGGTGGACCCTTGTTCGAACAGAAACCTAAGACTGCGACCATCGGTTTTACTGGACATTACTGGCAACCTGTTCCTCCAATTTATATTCCAAGTATGCTACCCCCGTTCTATACCTCCCCGCCCATCTTCTGGGCTCCATATCTATATTTTTGGTGGGCATACTAAACAGGCAACGTCCAAGCCTTAGAATGTTATCTTTGCACCATGTAAGATATACACTCTATCTGCCATTCGCTCCGAAAGGTATCGAGAAGGAAATCCAAAAAAATGCAGATATCGATTGTACAATTAAGATTTTGCCTTGATGTTAGAGAAGAGCTCATCCCTAGTTCTTGCCAAAGCCTTTTCTATGATGTTCTCTGTGACACCTAAATAACTTGAATAATCCAGCAATTTCACCAATTCCTCAGGCGACAACAACTTCATCACTTCAGGATCTGATTTTAAAACTTCAATGAATGGCTTATTTTCGCATAACGACTTCATTGAACATATTCTAACAAGTTCATGAGCTTCCTGCCTACCCATACCCTTCTCGAC comes from Candidatus Bathyarchaeota archaeon and encodes:
- a CDS encoding sulfide/dihydroorotate dehydrogenase-like FAD/NAD-binding protein is translated as MAKILEKMVLGPGIKSLVIDSPLIARKSRPGQFVVLRISEKGERIPLTIADWNSERGTIKIVFQEVGKTTKHLGSMSVGDEIIDIVGPMGQPSEIKFYGTVAIVAGGVGVAEAYPIARALKSIGNRVIAIIGARSKDLLVMAEEIKEVVDELFLTTDDGSMGRWGLVTDQLRDILSEGMTINRVITIGPVIMMKAVSEITRKFNLPTIASLNPIMIDATGMCGGCRVYVGGETKFTCIDGPEFDAHKVDFDLLILRLNMYKDKEQIADKVCV
- a CDS encoding DNA replication complex GINS family protein encodes the protein MERDVSVDDARIKIESSFISIRVLRDVPELFFSGNALGPLKEGQEIEVPRWMASEFIRYRMAKILNDKPLDVAELTKIHWRESIPGSRELPPLDYDFYHKLRSLIKDLAVREEYDHPNKPTIYRILTQAKDIITCRIRKILNLAAAPLPSGVLLERIALEERILYNRISCVIDEWRKAILPMEGEG
- a CDS encoding DEAD/DEAH box helicase: MKVSEIEIPEQLKAILERAGYENLYPPQIEAIRAGALKGKNILLASPTASGKTLVAELCIIHNILKDRGKSLYLTPLRALANEKYEEFQKYNSLKKSNGENITVAISTGDFDSADEWLGRYDIIVSTNEKVDSLLRHKATWMNEIRTIVADEIHLLTDQDRGPTLEITLTKLMKLNPEAQLLALSATVSNADDIARWIDGVAITTDWRPVPLREGVYYGGEILFKDGSAKKISLNTGRESLDIALEVVHEGGQVLVFTETRRASVEYGRNAANALSKELSDSQRSRLNTIAKKIMTSGEKTRLSELLAQQVRWGAAFHHAGLTGTHRKLVEDSFKSGMIKILAATPTLASGVNTPARAVLITSYRRYDPGCGRNPISVLEYKQLSGRAGRPKYDMFGEAILIAKTYEEREHLIERYVCGEPEKVWSKLSIENVLRPHVLSTIASGFAYTEGGLYEFFSKTFHAQQYDLKSLKLKVGRILKFLFEEGMVEPIKDVLSPTKFGRRISELYIDPLSAVIIRDGLHRRPSKLTDLSLLQLVSCTPDISPKLYPRGREASRLSAYAEEHYDELIFKPTNSSHDMLIYDRDYDDFLSELKCVAVLQDWIEEMSEDHILERYRVEPGDLLRLTQTAEWLLYATYELARLFEHNDLLRKLTVLRARVRSGVKEELVPLVQIEGVGRVRARILYNNGFRTMADIRRASLSSLTALPTIGTAIAKKIKVHLG